A window of the Bombina bombina isolate aBomBom1 chromosome 3, aBomBom1.pri, whole genome shotgun sequence genome harbors these coding sequences:
- the LOC128652755 gene encoding uncharacterized protein LOC128652755 has translation MTSSPGVSGSDPERRSVAGLATKSGGRGKVAHGLAGPDLGGEGPSGRCRDGQGGSLVPGSGEAVSSGSEGEEGQATTALVVGGPKVRQSELGLGSLQLSPRCPSQFSGGDVSWAVRPQGGGLVDLEYGSGEECEELELGPGEMDLFLNSSDEECVPPSPGSSSRNVSRFGGSAERVSVGPRPVSVHHAVGGGGTARFREEVGVCGSHVSFSLPEHSPSERRPGPQPGPSLREDVFDGLEEDFSGLHGSWTDSIRLEPDDGPQQDVRPVGHKEDQPRQLAQQGRPAVTSTGGGREITGQRSSGLQATFSGPSGIRTTESTSAVAAFPGIGTTCRRGGMPVSEFLVATWGGGLAGLVKNSLAPGTWAAYSRVWLEWETRLLSQGLREGEVDGTGALLDWMWEWGVSQLSHSAMDRRLAALAFRFKLLGLGDITKGFCVRQVLKGLKKGLGGPFPDHRRPITFSLLQQVYMVLPLVCLSDFEVCLFRVAFVLAFFGAFRISELVSKNLVSMGGLAFSDVALFDYKVEIFLRRSKTDQLGKGRTVVLFPSGLEVCPWRCLFEYFQVRPVMGGSLLVHVDGRPLSQFQFRAVLNKSLCRLGFNSRDFGSHSFRIGAATEASVRGLSDSVVKGIGRWCSARYRRYVRPDLGV, from the exons ATGACGTCATCACCCGGTGTGAGCGGCAGTGATCCGGAGCGGAGGTCCGTTGCTGGCCTGGCCACTAAATCTGGAGGTAGGGGTAAGGTGGCTCACGGCCTGGCAGGGCCTGATCTGGGGGGAGAGGGGCCTTCTGGGAGGTGCCGTGACGGACAGGGTGGCTCCCTGGTTCCTGGTAGTGGGGAAGCAGTGAGCAGTGGTagtgagggagaggagggacaggccACGACAGCATTGGTGGTTGGTGGTCCCAAGGTCAGGCAGAGTGAGTTAGGCCTGGGTTCTCTCCAGCTTAGTCCTAGGTGTCCTAGCCAGTTTAGTGGGGGTGATGTGAGTTGGGCAGTGAGGCCACAAGGGGGGGGGCTTGTTGATCTGGAGTATGGGTCTGGGGAGGAATGTGAGGAGTTGGAGCTGGGCCCTGGGGAGATGGACTTATTTTTAAACTCCTCTGATGAGGAGTGTGTTCCTCCCTCCCCTGGGTCCTCCAGTAGGAATGTTAGCCGTTTTGGGGGGTCAGCTGAGAGGGTTTCTGTGGGTCCTAGGCCTGTGTCTGTTCACCATGCTGTGGGGGGAGGGGGTACGGCCAGGTTCAGGGAGGAGGTTGGGGTGTGTGGCTCACATGTTAGCTTTTCTCTTCCAGAGCATAGCCCATCTGAACGACGGCCAGGGCCTCAACCTGGCCCATCTTTGAGGGAGGATGTCTTCGACGGCCTtgaggaggatttctctggcttGCACGGCTCCTGGACGGATTCTATTCGTTTGGAGCCTGATGACGGTCCACAGCAGGATGTGCGGCCTGTTGGGCATAAGGAG GATCAACCACGGCAGTTGGCACAACAGGGACGGCCAGCTGTCACTTCTACTGGAGGTGGTCGAGAGATTACGGGGCAACGCAGCAGCGGGCTCCAGGCAACTTTCAGCGGTCCTTCAGGCATCAGGACTACGGAGAGCACTTCAGCAG TGGCAGCGTTTCCGGGAATTGGTACCACATGCAGACGAGGAGGGATGCCCGTGTCCGAGTTTCTTGTGGCGACTTGGggtggaggactggctggactggtgAAGAACTCATTGGCACCAGGTACTTGGGCAGCTTATTCAAGAGTGTGGTTGGAGTGGGAGACTAGGTTGTTGTCCCAGGGTTTACGTGAAGGGGAGGTTGATGGTACTGGTGCGTTGCTTGACTGGATGTGGGAATGGGGTGTTTCTCAGTTGTCACATTCCGCTATGGACAGGCGTTTGGCGGCATTAGCTTTCCGCTTCAAACTCTTGGGTCTGGGAGATATTACCAAAGGTTTTTGTGTTCGTCAGGTGCTGAAGGGCTTGAAGAAAGGGTTGGGTGGTCCCTTCCCTGACCATAGGCGACCTATTACTTTTTCGCTGTTGCAGCAGGTGTATATGGTGTTACCTTTGGTGTGTTTGTCTGATTTTGAGGTGTGTTTGTTTAGGGTGGCGTTTGTTCTGGCTTTCTTTGGAGCCTTTCGTATTTCGGAGTTGGTTAGTAAGAATTTGGTTTCTATGGGGGGTTTGGCTTTTTCGGATGTGGCGTTGTTTGATTACAAGGTGGAGATATTTTTGAGGAGGAGTAAGACTGACCAGCTGGGTAAGGGCAGAACGGTGGTCCTTTTTCCGAGTGGTCTGGAAGTGTGTCCTTGGCGATGTTTGTTTGAGTATTTTCAGGTACGTCCGGTTATGGGGGGTTCGTTGTTGGTTCATGTTGATGGTAGGCCGTTGTCGCAATTCCAATTTCGGGCGGTTCTTAACAAATCATTGTGCAGGTTGGGTTTTAATAGCAGGGATTTTGGGTCACATTCCTTCCGCATAGGGGCGGCAACTGAGGCTTCGGTGAGGGGTTTATCTGATTCAGTGGTTAAAGGCATTGGCCGGTGGTGTTCCGCCCGCTATCGCCGGTATGTTCGCCCTGATTTaggagtttag